The following proteins are encoded in a genomic region of Poecilia reticulata strain Guanapo linkage group LG11, Guppy_female_1.0+MT, whole genome shotgun sequence:
- the LOC103472926 gene encoding proteasome subunit beta type-6-B like protein-like — protein sequence MEKHYTDSKVKGVSTGTTILAAVFDGGVVIGSDSRASIGGDYISSKTMNKVIQVHDRIFCGIAGSLADAQAVTKAAKSHLSFHSVQMESPPLVVAAASVLKDLCYKNKEELQAGFMTAGWDRKKGPQIYVVALGGMLLNQQVTIGGSGSTYIFGYVDAKYKPNMTREECVQFATNALALAMGRDNVSGGVAHLVVITEKEVEHVVVPGDKLPRFHDE from the exons atgGAGAAACACTACACGGACTCAAAAGTCAAAGGAGTCAGCACAGGG ACCACCATCCTGGCTGCAGTCTTTGATGGAGGAGTTGTGATTGGGTCAGATTCTAGAGCGTCAATAGGAGG GGATTATATATCTTCTAAGACCATGAACAAGGTCATTCAAGTTCATGACCGGATTTTCTGTGGCATCGCTGGTTCACTGGCAGACGCTCAAGCCGTCACCAAGGCTGCAAAGTCCCACCTGTCCTTCCACAG TGTTCAGATGGAAAGTCCTCCTCTTGTCGTCGCTGCAGCCTCTGTCCTGAAGGACCtgtgttacaaaaacaaagaggagcTGCAGGCCGGCTTCATGACAGCCGGCTGGGACAGGAAGAAAGGACCTCAG ATTTATGTTGTGGCTCTGGGTGGAATGCTACTCAATCAGCAGGTTACCATCGGCGGCTCAGGAAGTACCTACATTTTTGGATATGTGGACGCTAAATACAAACCAAACATGACCAGAGAGGAATGTGTGCAGTTTGCCACCAATG CTCTTGCTCTGGCGATGGGCAGGGACAACGTCAGCGGGGGTGTTGCTCACCTGGTGGTGATCACAGAAAAAGAGGTGGAGCATGTGGTTGTACCTGGAGACAAGCTGCCAAGATTTCACGAtgaatga
- the LOC103472928 gene encoding proteasome subunit beta type-9 — translation MLGETEPQWLSEEVKTGTTIIAIEFNGGVVLGSDSRVSAGESVVNRVMNKLSPLHDKIYCALSGSAADAQTIAEAVNYQLDVHSMEIGEDPKVRSAATLVKNISYKYKEELSAHLIVAGWDRKDGGQVFATMKGLLTRQPFAVGGSGSSYVYGFVDAEYRKGMSREECQQFVVNTLALAMNRDGSSGGVAYLVTIDEHNTEEKVILGNDLPTFFDQ, via the exons ATGTTGGGAGAAACGGAGCCGCAGTGGTTGTCCGAAGAAGTGAAAACTGGA ACAACCATCATTGCCATAGAGTTTAATGGAGGCGTCGTATTAGGGTCTGATTCCAGAGTGTCTGCTGG GGAGTCGGTGGTTAACAGGGTGATGAATAAATTGTCTCCACTTCATGATAAGATCTACTGTGCCCTGTCAGGATCTGCAGCAGATGCTCAAACCATTGCTGAGGCAGTCAATTACCAGCTAGATGTCCACAG TATGGAAATAGGTGAGGACCCAAAGGTTCGATCAGCTGCCACTCTGGTGAAGAACATTTCATACAAATACAAGGAGGAGCTGTCGGCTCATCTCATTGTTGCAGGATGGGACAGAAAAGATGGAGGACAG gTTTTTGCAACCATGAAAGGTCTCCTGACCAGACAGCCTTTCGCTGTTGGCGGCTCAGGCAGCTCCTATGTTTATGGATTTGTTGATGCTGAGTATCGAAAAGGAATGAGCCGGGAGGAGTGCCAGCAGTTTGTGGTTAACA CCCTCGCTTTGGCCATGAACCGTGACGGCTCCAGCGGTGGGGTGGCCTACTTGGTCACCATTGATGAACACAACACAGAGGAGAAAGTCATTCTGGGAAATGACCTGCCCACTTTCTTTGATCAGTGA
- the tap2a gene encoding antigen peptide transporter 2a, which yields MAALTTIHKVFALTLAVCVDLSLFYASGFAGIHSVLGHFAHLWLSAALRWSAVTITTLLVLGDPSPLLIRFITAYSLLPAVYETGTRVLYREESPCGPVADIRCWLMFAGASLGAALFWEITIPDSDEEAGSKAQKQKSRVLFMRVVHLYRPDYSKLFGGVVFLSLAVICEMFIPFYTGRVIDILGSDYQQTQFFTALLFMGLYSVGSSVSAGCRGGILLCAISSFTCRIKVKLFEALTKQEIGFFETVKTGEITSRLSKDTTLTGRTVCLNVNVMLRTFIKTMGMISLMMSLSWKLTFLVLMETPITGLIQNLYDTHYQRLFQEMQDSMARTNDSANEVVFGIRVVRSFNTEKHEADRYDKRLLETHSLKIRRDTVRAIYLLGRRLTGLGMQVFILYYGRLFIQMGQMTTGNLVSFIIYQSDLGNNIRTLTYIFGDMLNSVMAAGKVFEYIDRKPQISTDGKLKPDQLEGRINYCSLNFAYPSNPGKTVLQDFSLELKPGQVTALVGPSGEGKSTCVSLLQRLYEPQDGEILLDGEPLKSYDHHFFHKKIAVVSQEPVLFSGSIRDNITYGLSDCSQEKIEEAAHKANAHDFIHQLEKGYDAEVGESGGQLSKSERQRIGIARALVRDPKIIILDEITSSLDVESENKVLQGLASCPNQTLLVIAHRLKTIEKADQIVVVKGGKVEEKGTHQELMEQQGSYNKLINELFD from the exons ATGGCAGCTCTAACAACAATTCACAAAGTTTTCGCTTTGACTTTAGCAGTTTGTGTGgatctttctttattttacgCATCAGGATTTGCTGGGATTCACAGCGTTTTGGGGCATTTTGCGCATCTCTGGCTTTCAGCAGCTCTACGATGGTCAGCAGTAACTATTACAACTCTGCTGGTTCTGGGAGACCCGAGCCCGCTGCTGATCCGGTTCATAACAGCCTACAGTCTGCTTCCAGCGGTGTATGAGACCGGAACCAGGGTTCTGTACCGGGAGGAGAGCCCATGTGGGCCGGTGGCGGATATTCGCTGCTGGCTGATGTTCGCCGGAGCTTCGCTCGGAGCGGCGCTGTTCTGGGAGATCACCATCCCGGACAGCGACGAGGAGGCTGGGAGTAAAGCCCAGAAACAGAAGTCCAGGGTTCTGTTCATGAGGGTTGTCCATCTGTACAGACCTGATTATTCCAAACTGTTCGGAGGCGTTGTGTTCCTGTCACTGGCAGTTATCT GTGAGATGTTCATCCCATTCTACACAGGAAGAGTCATTGACATCCTCGGCAGTGACTACCAACAGACTCAATTCTTCACAGCTCTCCTCTTTATGGGCCTGTACTCTGTAGGAAG TTCTGTGAGTGCTGGCTGCAGAGGGGGTATATTACTTTGTGCCATCAGCTCGTTTACATGCAGAATCAAAGTGAAGCTGTTTGAAGCTTTGACCAAGCAGGAGATTGGATTctttgaaactgtaaaaacag GTGAAATCACATCCAGGTTGTCTAAAGACACAACTCTGACAGGAAGGACAGTTTGTCTGAATGTCAACGTGATGCTGAGGACATTTATCAAGACGATGGGAATGATCTCCCTGATGATGAGTCTGTCGTGGAAGCTCACATTCCTTGTATTGATGGAAACACCTATAACCGGTCTCATACAGAACTTGTATGACACTCACTATCAG AGGTTGTTTCAGGAAATGCAGGACTCAATGGCTCGAACAAATGACTCCGCAAATGAGGTTGTCTTTGGCATCCGTGTGGTTCGAAGTTTCAACACAGAAAAGCATGAAGCTGATCGCTATGATAAACGATTATTGGAAACACACTCACTAAAGATTCGACGGGACACTGTGAGAGCTATTTATCTGCTCGGAAGGAGG ttGACAGGTTTGGGAATGCAGGTCTTCATTTTGTACTATGGCAGACTCTTCATCCAAATGGGACAGATGACCACTGGGAACCTGGTTTCCTTCATTATCTACCAGTCAGACCTAGGAAACAACATTAGG ACTCTTACTTACATCTTTGGTGACATGCTGAACTCGGTGATGGCTGCTGGGAAAGTGTTTGAGTACATAGACCGGAAACCTCAAATCAGCACAGACGGAAAACTGAAACCGGATCAGTTGGAAGGACGGATCAACTACTGTAGTCTGAACTTCGCTTATCCTTCAAACCCTGGGAAAACTGTACTGCAG GACTTTAGCCTGGAGCTGAAGCCAGGCCAGGTGACCGCTCTGGTTGGTCCATCTGGAGAAGGAAAAAGCACCTGCGTGAGTCTCTTACAGCGATTATATGAACCTCAAGACGGAGAAATATTACTGGATGGAGAACCACTGAAATCCTACGATCACCACTTCTTCCACAAAAAG ATAGCAGTGGTGAGCCAGGAGCCTGTTCTGTTCTCTGGATCCATCAGAGATAACATCACCTACGGACTCAGTGACTGCTCACAAGAGAAGATCGAGGAAGCAGCACACAAAGCCAACGCCCACGATTTCATTCACCAACTAGAGAAAGGCTACGACGCAG aGGTGGGTGAGAGCGGCGGCCAGTTGTCTAAGAGTGAGAGGCAGCGGATCGGCATCGCCAGAGCTCTGGTCAGAGATCCAAAAATCATCATTCTGGATGAAATAACCAGCTCTCTGGATGTTGAGAGTGAAAACAAG GTTCTCCAGGGCCTGGCCAGCTGCCCCAACCAGACCCTGCTGGTAATCGCTCACAGACTGAAAACCATTGAAAAGGCGGATCAGATTGTTGTGGTTAAAGGAGGTAAAGTGGAGGAGAAAGGGACCCACCAGGAGCTCATGGAGCAGCAGGGAAGTTACAATAAACTGATAAATGAGCTGTTTGATTAG